Proteins encoded within one genomic window of Oryza glaberrima chromosome 12, OglaRS2, whole genome shotgun sequence:
- the LOC127757699 gene encoding light-inducible protein CPRF2-like — protein sequence MKRGGGGGGGGDPGAYAAVLKTKLDLYCAAVAKSMEAKPQESSLGYLNLQASDTSQLASQASFNGYGSTRVTNSNAIHEDYDQGKPANSGTSKEQSDDDGDLEEDTDPVNAKRTRRMLSNRESARRSRKRKQAHLNDLESQVSQLRSENASLQKRLSDMTQKYKQSTTEYGNLQDDMNAMRRKVNIAEEAVRRVTGIGLQLFTTSEMRASSMPFSSGVSDAASAAAAAALVEDDWTNCSLPDEAIPVPSAAMALRSPSMRRVASLENLQKRIHAGDVTHFEAASALSLPEATACDNK from the exons atgaagcgcggcggcggcggcggcggcggcggcgatccggGCGCCTACGCGGCGGTGCTGAAGACGAAGCTCGACCTGTACTGCGCGGCCGTGGCTAAATCGATG GAAGCTAAACCGCAAGAATCTTCTTTGGGCTACCTCAATTTACAAGCCTCAGACACTTCACAATTGGCTTCTCAAGCTTCTTTTAATG GTTATGGATCAACCAGAGTAACAAACTCAAATGCCATACATGAAGATTATGATCAAGGCAAACCAGCTAATAGTGGTACATCAAAGGAACAGTCAGATGATGATGGCGATCTTGAGGAAGATACAGACCCCGTTAATGCAAAGCGGACAAGGAG AATGCTGTCAAATCGGGAATCGGCCAGGAGGTCAAGAAAAAGGAAGCAAGCTCACCTAAACGATCTAGAATCACAG GTTTCCCAGTTAAGATCTGAGAATGCATCTCTGCAAAAGCGCTTGTCTGACATGACTCAGAAATATAAGCAATCTACCACAGAATATGGCAATCTTCAAGATGACATGAACGCTATGAGGAGAaag GTGAATATAGCTGAGGAAGCGGTGAGGAGAGTAACTGGAATAGGACTTCAATTGTTCACTACATCTGAAATGCGTGCAAGCAGCATGCCCTTTTCTTCAGGTGTATCAGACgcagcttctgctgctgctgctgctgctctcgtCGAAGACGACTGGACAAACTGTAGCCTCCCAGATGAAGCAATTCCTGTGCCAAGTGCAGCAATGGCCTTGAGGTCACCGTCAATGCGGCGTGTCGCAAGCTTGGAGAACCTGCAGAAGAGAATCCATGCTGGAGATGTGACACATTTTGAGGCAGcatcagccttgtcgttgcCTGAAGCTACTGCCTGTGATAATAAGTAG